The following proteins are encoded in a genomic region of Glycine max cultivar Williams 82 chromosome 18, Glycine_max_v4.0, whole genome shotgun sequence:
- the LOC100818896 gene encoding 50S ribosomal protein L5, chloroplastic-like (The RefSeq protein has 3 substitutions compared to this genomic sequence), which translates to MATAPSLLHSSGPPFFSQFRAFQFSSSSLFPHGNRHGNAVVSVKASASGVVLVEKSEAEKANRLKTAYTEKIIPLLMEEFSYTNKHQVPKIEKIVVNCGIGDAAQNAKGLDAAISDLALITGQRPIKTRARASLATLKIREGQPLGIAVTLRGNMMYSFLDRVINLGLPRTRDFQGVNPNSFDGHGNYSIGIKDQGVFPEIRADVVGKPRGMDICIVTTANTDQEAQKLLALMGMPFREGSGPATTIRKKKLKSHHFDAKSKGRGRR; encoded by the exons ATGGCTACCGCTCCTTCGCTTCTACACTCATCTGGGtcctcttttttctctcaatttcgtgCCTTtcaattctcttcttcttcgctGTTTCCTCATGGAAACAGGCATGGGAATGCCGTGGTCTCTGTGAAGGCCTCTGCTTCTGGGGTTGTGTTGGTGGAGAAGTCTGAGGCAGAGAAGGCCAATAGGCTCAAAACAGCTTACACTGAGAAAATTATTCCCTTGCTCATGGAAGAGTTCTCTTACACCAACAAACACCAG GTGCCTAAAATTGAGAAGATTGTGGTGAACTGTGGTATTGGAGATGCTGCGCAAAATGCAAAGGGTTTGGACGCGGCAATAAGTGATCTAGCACTGATCACAGGGCAGAGACCTATTAAGACTCGGGCCAGGGCTTCTCTTGCCACTTTTAAGATCAGGGAAGGTCAACCGCTTGGGATTGCTGTGACACTAAGAGGAAAT ATGATGTATTCATTCCTAGACCGAGTTATCAACCTGGGACTTCCTAGGACAAGAGATTTCCAAGGTGTGAACCCCAACAGCTTTGATGGGCATGGGAACTACAGCATTGGCATTAAGGACCAGGGTGTGTTCCCAGAGATCAGAGCCGATGTTGTTGGTAAGCCTCGGGGAATGGATATCTGCATCGTGACGACGGCTAATACCGACCAAGaagcacagaaattgttagctCTTATGGGTATGCCCTTCAGAGAGGGAAGTGGTCCTGCCACGACAATTCGGAAAAAGAAGCTTAAGTCTCATCATTTTGATGCAAAATCAAAGGGAAGAGGAAGGAGGTGA